A single window of Vibrio stylophorae DNA harbors:
- the torC gene encoding pentaheme c-type cytochrome TorC: MKKLWRILRSPSSKYSLLALLLAGAGITLAGVIALHKGFEYTSSIEFCTSCHTMQQNYAEYKESIHFKNASGVRATCADCHQAKDFPRKVLRKLEASKDLYHHFVTKKIDTPEQFEEHRLEMAQKVWARMSRQKSTTCKSCHSYEAMDHSKQSAKAAFEMNKAAAADMNCIECHKGIAHELPNMAGGFKKAFQDLETQSANVSPDAKTLFSISEKDLYATDDASKEVQGTLLPASQVTVLEHKGDMIKVQIDGWLEKQGKGRVMTEYMGKRVFKATIRGEVKEHQQILGEETDPTTHMVWQHVRVTAWMKQGNMLTSIQPVWNYAADMYRSTCNACHAAPDPAHFTANGWISGLSAMSAYYRLDKTEERTLLKYLQNHGKDTGGAGHH, from the coding sequence ATGAAAAAACTTTGGCGAATTCTCCGCTCGCCGAGCAGCAAGTACTCTCTTTTGGCTTTGCTGCTTGCTGGTGCGGGTATCACGTTAGCTGGGGTCATCGCTTTGCACAAAGGCTTTGAATACACCTCGAGCATCGAATTTTGTACCTCTTGCCATACCATGCAGCAAAACTATGCAGAGTATAAAGAGAGTATTCACTTTAAGAACGCCTCTGGTGTCCGCGCGACCTGTGCTGACTGTCACCAAGCCAAAGACTTTCCACGTAAAGTCCTTCGTAAGCTAGAAGCATCGAAAGACCTTTACCACCACTTCGTGACCAAGAAAATCGATACGCCTGAGCAATTCGAAGAGCATCGATTAGAGATGGCACAAAAGGTTTGGGCGCGTATGTCTCGCCAAAAATCCACCACCTGTAAGAGCTGTCACTCTTACGAAGCGATGGATCACAGCAAACAATCTGCAAAAGCAGCCTTTGAAATGAACAAAGCAGCGGCAGCGGATATGAACTGTATCGAGTGTCACAAAGGGATCGCCCATGAACTGCCAAATATGGCAGGCGGCTTTAAGAAAGCATTCCAAGACCTTGAAACACAGTCAGCAAACGTGAGCCCTGATGCGAAGACACTGTTCTCCATCAGTGAGAAAGATCTCTACGCCACTGATGATGCAAGCAAAGAAGTTCAAGGTACGCTCCTTCCTGCATCGCAAGTGACTGTGCTTGAGCACAAAGGCGACATGATCAAAGTACAGATCGATGGCTGGCTAGAAAAACAAGGTAAAGGCCGTGTGATGACTGAATACATGGGTAAACGTGTATTCAAAGCAACCATCCGTGGCGAAGTGAAAGAGCACCAGCAGATTCTTGGCGAAGAAACTGATCCAACTACCCATATGGTTTGGCAGCACGTTCGTGTCACCGCTTGGATGAAGCAAGGCAACATGTTGACCAGCATCCAACCAGTATGGAACTACGCGGCAGATATGTATCGCTCTACCTGTAACGCCTGTCACGCAGCCCCAGATCCAGCGCACTTCACTGCGAACGGTTGGATCTCTGGCCTAAGTGCGATGAGTGCTTACTACCGTTTGGATAAAACAGAAGAGCGTACCCTGCTCAAATATCTACAAAACCACGGTAAAGACACTGGCGGCGCAGGCCACCACTAA
- the torR gene encoding two-component system response regulator TorR, protein MANHILVVEDEPVTRAKLVGYFEHEGYRVSSASNGDEMRNLLQSGGIDLVMLDINLPGEDGLMLTRTLRSQSDIGIILVTGRTDSIDRIVGLEMGADDYVTKPFELRELLVRVKNLLWRIDLARRAQEQVYAELDDESVIRFGDWRFDIDRRALLHKDQPVKLTKAEYELLVAFATHANRVLSRERILNMISHRVDAPNDRTIDVLVRRLRRKIEKDPKNPQRFITVHGEGYLFVGD, encoded by the coding sequence ATGGCGAACCATATTTTAGTTGTCGAAGATGAGCCCGTGACACGGGCCAAACTGGTGGGATACTTTGAGCATGAAGGATACCGCGTCAGCAGCGCCTCAAACGGCGATGAGATGCGAAATCTGCTTCAATCCGGGGGGATTGATTTGGTCATGCTCGATATTAACTTGCCGGGTGAAGATGGATTGATGCTCACGCGTACGCTGCGCAGCCAAAGTGATATTGGTATCATTCTTGTGACCGGGCGCACAGATAGTATTGACCGTATCGTCGGTTTAGAGATGGGGGCGGATGATTATGTCACCAAACCTTTCGAATTGCGTGAGCTATTGGTGCGGGTGAAAAACCTACTGTGGCGTATTGATCTTGCTCGCCGAGCGCAGGAGCAAGTCTATGCAGAGCTTGATGATGAGAGCGTGATCCGCTTTGGTGATTGGCGCTTTGATATCGACCGTCGTGCTTTGTTGCACAAAGATCAGCCGGTCAAACTCACCAAGGCTGAATATGAGCTATTGGTGGCTTTTGCGACCCATGCGAATCGTGTCCTCAGCCGTGAGCGTATTCTCAATATGATCAGCCATCGTGTTGATGCGCCAAATGATCGCACCATCGATGTGTTGGTGCGCCGTTTGCGTCGTAAAATCGAAAAAGATCCCAAGAACCCACAGCGATTTATCACTGTGCATGGGGAAGGGTATTTATTTGTTGGCGACTGA
- the metG gene encoding methionine--tRNA ligase produces the protein MATPRKILVTCALPYANGSIHLGHMLEHIQADIWVRFQRLQGNTVHFICADDAHGTPIMLKAQQMGMAPEQMIAAMQQEHQTDFAGFNISFDNYHSTHSDENRELASNIYLKLKDNGFITSRTISQLFDPEKEMFLPDRFVKGTCPKCKAEDQYGDNCEVCSATYSPTELINPKSAVSGATPVMKDSVHFFFDLPQFESMLKEWTKSGSLQKETANKMQEWFESGLQQWDISRDAPYFGFEIPGEPGKYFYVWLDAPIGYMGSFKNLCDKRGDLNFDEYWRQDSDAELYHFIGKDIVYFHSLFWPAMLDGAGYRKPDNVFVHGYVTVNNAKMSKSRGTFIQASTYLKHLDPECLRYYYAAKLNSRIDDIDLNLEDFVQRVNADVVNKVVNLASRNAGFIAKRFDGMLSATCDDAALYQSFIDAKGSIAEHYENREFGRAIREIIELADKANQYIDEKAPWVVAKEEGKDAELQAICSMGINLFRVLMTYLKPVLPILAERTEAFLNETLTWDGIDQPLLGHQISKFKALFNRIDPAHVEAMVESSKELAAAQVQAAAPAQETELSKEPIADEIEFDDFAKVDLRVAKIISAEAVPEAKKLLKIIVDLGGETRQIFAGIKSAYEPEDLIGKHTVIVANLKPRKMRFGMSEGMILAAGPGGEDLWILEPHEGAQAGMRIM, from the coding sequence ATGGCAACCCCAAGAAAAATTCTGGTGACCTGTGCCCTACCTTACGCAAATGGTTCGATTCACCTCGGCCACATGCTTGAGCATATCCAAGCGGATATCTGGGTACGTTTTCAACGCCTTCAAGGCAATACTGTTCATTTTATCTGTGCGGATGATGCCCACGGCACACCAATCATGTTAAAGGCCCAGCAGATGGGAATGGCGCCTGAGCAGATGATTGCGGCGATGCAACAAGAACACCAAACTGATTTTGCGGGCTTTAACATCAGCTTTGATAACTATCACAGCACCCATAGTGATGAAAACCGCGAGCTTGCGAGCAACATCTACCTCAAACTAAAAGACAATGGCTTTATCACCTCGCGCACCATTTCTCAGCTGTTTGACCCTGAGAAAGAGATGTTCCTACCGGATCGCTTCGTTAAGGGCACCTGTCCTAAATGTAAAGCAGAAGACCAGTATGGCGACAACTGTGAAGTATGTAGCGCGACCTACAGCCCAACTGAACTGATCAATCCAAAATCAGCAGTTTCTGGTGCAACGCCTGTAATGAAAGATTCAGTGCACTTCTTCTTTGACCTGCCTCAGTTTGAAAGCATGCTCAAAGAGTGGACCAAATCTGGCTCGCTACAAAAAGAAACCGCAAACAAAATGCAAGAGTGGTTTGAGTCAGGTCTGCAGCAGTGGGATATCTCACGCGATGCGCCTTACTTTGGCTTTGAGATCCCAGGCGAGCCTGGCAAATACTTCTATGTATGGCTAGATGCACCAATTGGCTATATGGGCTCATTTAAAAATCTGTGCGACAAGCGTGGTGATTTGAACTTTGATGAGTACTGGCGCCAAGACAGCGATGCCGAGCTTTACCACTTTATTGGTAAAGACATCGTGTATTTCCACAGCCTATTTTGGCCTGCCATGCTTGATGGCGCAGGCTATCGCAAACCAGACAACGTCTTCGTACATGGTTATGTGACGGTGAATAATGCCAAGATGTCAAAATCTCGCGGCACCTTTATTCAAGCCAGCACCTACCTCAAGCACCTTGATCCTGAGTGTCTGCGCTACTACTACGCAGCTAAACTCAACAGCCGCATCGATGATATCGATTTGAACTTGGAAGACTTCGTTCAGCGCGTCAACGCCGATGTGGTAAACAAGGTGGTCAACCTTGCTTCTCGTAACGCAGGCTTTATCGCCAAACGCTTTGACGGCATGCTTTCTGCGACTTGTGATGATGCAGCGCTATACCAAAGCTTTATCGATGCCAAAGGCAGCATTGCTGAGCATTATGAAAATCGCGAATTTGGTCGCGCCATCCGTGAAATCATTGAGCTTGCGGATAAAGCCAACCAATATATCGACGAGAAAGCGCCTTGGGTTGTGGCAAAAGAAGAAGGCAAAGATGCCGAGCTTCAAGCCATCTGCAGCATGGGCATTAACCTATTCCGCGTATTGATGACCTACCTCAAGCCTGTGCTACCAATTTTGGCAGAGCGCACTGAGGCTTTCCTTAACGAAACCTTGACTTGGGATGGCATCGATCAACCATTGCTTGGCCATCAAATCAGCAAATTCAAGGCGCTGTTTAACCGCATTGATCCGGCGCATGTTGAAGCCATGGTAGAAAGCTCAAAAGAGCTTGCAGCGGCACAAGTCCAAGCGGCTGCACCGGCGCAAGAAACTGAACTGAGCAAAGAGCCAATCGCTGATGAGATTGAGTTCGATGACTTTGCCAAAGTCGATTTGCGCGTGGCAAAAATCATCAGCGCCGAAGCCGTGCCTGAAGCGAAGAAATTGCTGAAAATCATCGTCGATTTAGGCGGTGAAACCCGTCAGATCTTTGCTGGGATTAAATCAGCTTACGAGCCAGAAGATTTGATTGGCAAACACACTGTGATTGTTGCCAACCTCAAACCTCGTAAAATGCGCTTTGGTATGTCTGAAGGGATGATCCTAGCTGCTGGCCCTGGTGGTGAAGATCTATGGATTCTTGAGCCGCATGAAGGTGCACAAGCAGGCATGCGTATTATGTAA
- the apbC gene encoding iron-sulfur cluster carrier protein ApbC → MSWQFPLKFRDVEDVQNWLIGFEHSLLPTMWASTPNWVALKEEQHIEIRLPFVSRDIELTLTQWIADQRQCGVISEETRVDVMTNVEALKPGNDQLVVPGVKNLIAVSSGKGGVGKSTMSVNLALALQHLGAKVGLLDGDIYGPSVPLMLGSQDKRPVTVNGKQMKPITAHGLATQSIGYLVDAEKATVWRGPMAAKALQQILRETFWPDLDYLVVDLPPGTGDIQLTLAQQLPVNGAVVVTTPQDLALADAIKGVAMFEKVDVAVLGVIENMSYHICSECGHHDAIFGEGGAEKLAKQYQLSVLAQVPLAMTIREDLDKGTPTVVRDPQDPHSQRFIELAEQVASRLYWQSEAIPATLSVAKV, encoded by the coding sequence ATGAGCTGGCAATTTCCCTTAAAATTTCGCGATGTAGAAGATGTACAAAACTGGCTGATTGGCTTTGAGCATTCGCTGTTGCCGACCATGTGGGCCAGTACGCCAAATTGGGTCGCCCTCAAAGAAGAGCAGCATATTGAGATTCGTTTGCCCTTCGTCAGTCGCGATATTGAATTGACCTTGACTCAGTGGATTGCCGATCAGCGCCAGTGTGGCGTGATCAGCGAAGAGACCCGCGTCGATGTTATGACCAATGTGGAAGCCTTGAAACCGGGCAATGATCAGCTTGTCGTGCCTGGCGTGAAAAACCTGATTGCCGTCAGTTCGGGTAAAGGCGGGGTGGGTAAGTCCACCATGTCGGTCAACCTTGCATTGGCCTTGCAGCATCTCGGTGCGAAAGTCGGTTTGCTTGATGGCGATATCTATGGCCCTTCGGTGCCACTGATGCTGGGTTCACAGGATAAGCGTCCAGTGACGGTCAATGGCAAACAAATGAAGCCGATTACTGCGCATGGCTTGGCCACGCAATCTATCGGTTATTTGGTGGATGCAGAAAAAGCCACGGTTTGGCGTGGGCCAATGGCTGCCAAAGCGCTACAACAAATTTTGCGTGAAACCTTCTGGCCTGATTTGGATTACTTGGTGGTGGACCTACCTCCGGGCACAGGTGATATTCAGTTGACCCTTGCACAGCAGCTTCCGGTTAATGGTGCAGTGGTCGTCACCACGCCGCAAGATCTCGCTTTAGCCGATGCTATTAAAGGTGTGGCGATGTTTGAAAAAGTCGATGTCGCGGTGTTGGGTGTGATTGAAAATATGAGTTATCACATCTGCTCTGAATGCGGTCATCACGATGCGATTTTTGGTGAAGGCGGCGCTGAAAAACTCGCCAAGCAATACCAGTTATCAGTATTGGCACAGGTGCCACTGGCGATGACCATTCGTGAAGACTTAGATAAAGGCACGCCAACTGTGGTGCGTGACCCACAAGATCCACACAGCCAGCGCTTTATTGAATTGGCAGAGCAGGTCGCAAGCCGCTTGTATTGGCAAAGTGAAGCGATTCCTGCCACCTTATCTGTGGCTAAGGTTTAG
- the udk gene encoding uridine kinase, with product MSDQSHACVIVGIAGASASGKSLIANTIFEELRAKVGDAQIGVITEDCYYRDQGHLTMEERVKTNYDHPSALDHDLLCQHLEALIDGQAVEVPQYSYSEHTRMQETTTMTPKKVIILEGILLLTDPRLRKLMHASVFMDTPLDICLLRRLERDVAERGRTMESVLVQYQQTVRPMFMQFIEPSKQYADIIVPRGGKNRIAIDVLKAHIGKLLKRK from the coding sequence ATGTCTGATCAATCTCATGCTTGTGTAATCGTCGGTATTGCTGGTGCATCTGCATCAGGTAAAAGCTTGATTGCTAATACCATTTTTGAAGAACTCCGTGCCAAAGTAGGCGATGCACAAATTGGGGTGATCACTGAAGATTGCTACTACCGTGACCAAGGTCATTTGACCATGGAAGAGCGTGTGAAAACCAATTATGACCATCCAAGTGCCTTGGATCATGATTTGTTGTGTCAGCACCTTGAAGCGCTGATCGATGGTCAAGCCGTTGAAGTGCCGCAGTACAGCTACTCTGAGCATACTCGCATGCAAGAAACCACTACCATGACGCCGAAAAAAGTGATCATTTTGGAAGGTATTTTGCTGCTGACTGATCCACGTCTTCGCAAATTGATGCACGCGAGTGTATTTATGGACACGCCATTGGATATTTGTTTGCTACGTCGTTTAGAGCGTGATGTGGCTGAACGCGGTCGTACCATGGAGTCTGTATTGGTGCAATATCAGCAAACCGTACGTCCTATGTTTATGCAGTTCATTGAGCCATCTAAACAATATGCGGATATCATTGTACCGCGCGGTGGTAAGAACCGTATTGCCATTGATGTGCTAAAAGCACATATCGGTAAATTGCTTAAACGCAAATAA
- a CDS encoding AsmA family protein, with translation MKLLKYILVAVVGVVLLAIVAVVGLVMFINPNQFKPMLEKQVAQHTGMILDMPGDIAWRVWPSIGLTVGETALKTPADAGFSQDTVVKMGQADIDVAVMPLLSQSLVIEQVALKNSKIFIEYLADGRSNLDGLTQSKKETPPEPSKDASSASEGAQSAQNNWQVSLESLRLDNASLTVKDDRKSTTQQLNVTLLHLQQLAFDAWGKAELVLAFQNEQQQLNLRFNSQLKLAKDVAKLALKDIELSLTGRSGDIQLDKLTLNAADFDFSGAHAVTLSGLGQMAQQAFTLDFSTELEVSPDFQQVTLATPKLDASLQGAEKTTLALSSEQAIVATPKSVQAKALSLMLNEIQGQANVAVNLAHKTPMVTANLVLPTLNLDQLMGQGKTAAAPAESTQSADKPATKKPLSKTEPNLAALSSVNANVTLDIGHLIADGIDFKQVKAKATLNNGVLKISQLATQVFDGQIDMTATLDSRQKLPSYQLSGKVVNIATQPMLKQLAKMDWLEGNANLQIKVSGQGLSPYRIVNDAKAQVNGAVLDGAVHGYNIAQMIREAKAKYSGGNVAAAATVQKTDFSELTTSLSLNQAVLTLNSLNMKSPLLRIQGQGKAPINQQTLDMNITATIVGSLKGQGGASLKELKGLPIPIHLYGPWSKVDYKLDYGSLLKAKAKDEGQKEIDRFLEKKLGDKPEEQEAARELINQLFK, from the coding sequence ATGAAACTGTTGAAATATATATTGGTTGCTGTGGTTGGCGTAGTCTTGCTAGCCATTGTCGCCGTGGTTGGTTTAGTGATGTTTATCAATCCCAACCAATTTAAGCCGATGCTGGAAAAGCAAGTTGCGCAGCATACCGGCATGATCCTTGATATGCCAGGCGATATCGCTTGGCGGGTGTGGCCTTCCATTGGTCTGACTGTGGGCGAAACGGCATTGAAAACACCTGCTGATGCCGGTTTTAGTCAAGATACCGTGGTCAAAATGGGCCAAGCGGATATCGATGTCGCGGTGATGCCGCTATTGAGCCAATCCTTGGTGATTGAGCAGGTGGCACTGAAGAACAGCAAAATTTTTATCGAATACTTAGCCGATGGACGCAGCAATCTTGATGGTTTGACGCAATCGAAAAAAGAGACACCGCCAGAGCCTTCAAAAGATGCATCATCCGCTTCTGAAGGGGCGCAAAGCGCGCAGAATAATTGGCAAGTGAGCCTTGAGTCCTTGCGCTTAGATAACGCCAGTCTCACAGTGAAAGATGATCGCAAATCCACGACACAGCAACTCAATGTTACTTTATTGCATCTGCAGCAATTGGCCTTTGATGCTTGGGGTAAGGCAGAGCTTGTGCTGGCATTTCAAAATGAGCAGCAGCAGTTGAATTTAAGGTTCAATAGTCAGCTGAAATTGGCCAAAGATGTGGCAAAACTGGCATTGAAAGATATCGAGCTTTCTTTAACAGGGCGAAGTGGTGATATCCAACTGGATAAATTGACGCTTAATGCCGCAGATTTTGATTTCTCTGGCGCGCATGCCGTAACGCTAAGTGGTTTGGGACAAATGGCTCAGCAAGCCTTTACCCTTGATTTTTCCACTGAGCTTGAGGTGTCGCCAGATTTTCAACAAGTGACCCTGGCAACCCCTAAATTAGATGCAAGTTTGCAAGGCGCTGAGAAAACCACACTGGCGCTCAGTAGCGAGCAGGCCATTGTGGCCACACCGAAATCGGTGCAAGCCAAGGCGCTGTCCTTGATGCTCAATGAAATTCAAGGGCAAGCGAATGTGGCTGTGAATCTTGCACATAAAACGCCGATGGTGACTGCAAATCTGGTGCTGCCGACACTCAATCTTGACCAATTGATGGGGCAGGGGAAAACAGCCGCTGCACCTGCTGAGTCAACACAATCGGCAGACAAGCCAGCGACCAAAAAACCGTTAAGTAAAACTGAGCCCAATCTTGCTGCGCTTTCATCGGTGAACGCCAATGTGACTTTAGATATCGGTCATTTGATTGCTGACGGCATTGATTTTAAACAGGTGAAAGCGAAAGCCACATTAAACAATGGCGTACTTAAAATCAGCCAGCTGGCTACGCAAGTGTTTGATGGTCAAATCGATATGACCGCGACCTTAGATAGCCGCCAAAAACTACCGAGTTACCAGCTGAGCGGTAAAGTGGTGAACATTGCAACGCAACCCATGCTTAAGCAGCTTGCGAAAATGGATTGGCTAGAGGGCAATGCCAATTTGCAGATTAAGGTGAGCGGACAAGGTTTAAGTCCCTATCGTATCGTCAATGATGCGAAAGCGCAGGTAAATGGCGCTGTGCTTGATGGCGCAGTTCATGGGTATAACATTGCGCAAATGATTCGTGAGGCGAAAGCAAAGTACAGCGGCGGTAATGTCGCAGCGGCTGCAACGGTGCAAAAAACTGATTTTAGTGAATTGACCACCTCGCTTTCCTTAAATCAAGCCGTGCTTACGCTGAACAGTTTGAATATGAAATCACCTTTGCTACGGATTCAAGGCCAAGGGAAAGCGCCGATTAATCAGCAAACCTTGGATATGAATATTACAGCAACCATTGTGGGCAGCTTAAAAGGGCAGGGCGGTGCTTCGCTCAAAGAGCTCAAAGGGTTGCCTATTCCAATTCATCTTTATGGGCCGTGGAGCAAGGTGGATTACAAGCTAGATTACGGTAGCTTGCTCAAAGCCAAAGCAAAAGATGAAGGGCAAAAAGAGATTGATCGTTTTCTTGAGAAAAAACTAGGGGATAAACCCGAAGAGCAAGAAGCTGCAAGAGAGCTGATTAATCAGTTGTTTAAATAA
- a CDS encoding trimeric intracellular cation channel family protein: MLITCLYLVGITAEAMTGALAAGRRQMDWFGVMLVASATAIGGGTVRDILLGHYPLGWVRHPEYLMITCTAGVLTTLIAPWVARNRRLFMWLDAIGLVVFSIIGSNVALDMGLPVSIAIVAAVVTGVFGGLLRDLICRQSPLVLHKELYASVSLLSSAVYIGLMKIGLDSVTLVLSTIVIGVTIRMAAVRYSWHLPVFHFADDSALVKAEKK, from the coding sequence ATGTTGATTACTTGCTTGTATCTTGTCGGAATTACCGCTGAGGCGATGACGGGTGCCTTGGCTGCTGGGCGACGCCAAATGGACTGGTTTGGTGTGATGTTGGTGGCGAGTGCAACGGCCATTGGTGGCGGTACGGTGCGCGATATTTTGCTGGGACACTATCCATTGGGTTGGGTGCGTCATCCTGAATATTTGATGATTACCTGCACTGCAGGTGTGCTCACCACACTGATTGCGCCTTGGGTGGCACGCAACCGTCGTCTGTTTATGTGGCTCGATGCCATTGGTCTTGTGGTGTTTAGTATTATCGGCAGCAATGTGGCTTTAGATATGGGATTACCCGTTAGCATTGCCATTGTAGCGGCTGTGGTCACTGGCGTATTTGGTGGGCTACTTCGTGATTTGATCTGCCGTCAATCTCCACTGGTGCTGCATAAAGAGCTCTATGCATCGGTTTCTTTACTCTCTTCTGCTGTGTATATCGGCCTGATGAAAATTGGTTTAGATTCGGTGACCTTGGTGCTCTCGACCATTGTGATTGGGGTGACGATTCGGATGGCCGCGGTGCGTTATTCTTGGCACCTTCCTGTTTTTCATTTTGCAGATGACTCTGCCTTGGTCAAAGCCGAGAAAAAATAG
- a CDS encoding CBS domain-containing protein translates to MDRAVVDYMSHPLITIHQNDGLREAFILMSDAKIRHLPVLNDHGELVGIISERQLRQPLWLSDSEQRCTVTPLDEKVQVRQIMSQPVITVQQTDTLRQAIHHFLHHHISAAPVVDNQGALVGMLSQVDLLRAFDQHLEEN, encoded by the coding sequence ATGGATCGCGCCGTTGTCGATTACATGAGCCATCCCCTTATCACCATCCATCAGAATGATGGCTTACGCGAAGCCTTTATTCTGATGAGTGATGCGAAAATTCGTCATCTGCCCGTACTCAATGATCATGGCGAGTTAGTGGGCATTATCAGTGAGCGTCAATTGCGCCAGCCCTTATGGCTAAGCGATAGCGAGCAGCGCTGCACTGTCACCCCACTAGATGAAAAAGTACAAGTCCGCCAAATTATGAGCCAGCCTGTGATCACCGTGCAGCAAACAGATACGCTGCGCCAAGCGATTCATCACTTTCTGCACCATCACATTAGCGCAGCCCCAGTTGTTGATAACCAGGGGGCTTTAGTAGGCATGCTGTCACAGGTCGATCTATTACGCGCCTTTGACCAACATCTTGAAGAGAATTAA
- a CDS encoding metal-dependent hydrolase, producing the protein MDSISQAVLGASVAGAVAGRQCNVKVLLAGAALGTLPDLDVLIDYGSDIANVVKHRGFSHSLFVLTLFSWSLTALLKRFSQFEAWGFMRLGLLIWLSLITHPLLDSFTTYGTQLFWPLSVPSVALNSVFIIDPLYTLPLIIGLCFAWRRRAVMASMAKACRIGLFVSCAYLLWSLAAQQMIMSRVQAQLVATPLENSRVLVSASPFNTLLWRVVVMGEEHYWEGTASLLDSHAQIDFSVHPIGRWPFDVEPQSLRALRRFTHDYLRFEVREQQLLAVDLRLGFVNYHPFSFVMATQNEQGAWQALEQPYQIARNEMGPRPISVVQLWQRLWGDPLALHAKSPAFDSQDAAPFPVQ; encoded by the coding sequence ATGGACTCGATTTCGCAAGCTGTGCTGGGCGCAAGCGTTGCGGGTGCTGTGGCTGGACGCCAGTGCAATGTGAAAGTGCTTTTAGCAGGCGCTGCGCTTGGTACCTTACCTGATCTGGATGTATTGATTGACTATGGTAGTGATATTGCCAATGTGGTCAAACATCGTGGTTTTTCTCACTCGTTATTTGTGTTGACCCTATTCTCGTGGTCACTGACTGCATTGCTCAAGCGCTTTTCGCAATTTGAAGCATGGGGCTTTATGCGCTTGGGGCTGTTAATTTGGCTCTCTTTAATTACCCATCCGCTTTTAGATAGCTTTACCACCTATGGTACTCAGCTATTTTGGCCATTGTCTGTACCCTCTGTGGCGCTTAACAGTGTGTTTATCATCGATCCGCTCTACACCTTGCCCCTAATAATCGGTCTGTGCTTTGCTTGGCGTCGGCGTGCTGTGATGGCGTCCATGGCCAAAGCCTGTCGCATTGGTTTATTTGTATCTTGTGCTTATCTACTTTGGTCACTGGCAGCACAGCAAATGATTATGAGCCGTGTACAAGCGCAGCTGGTGGCGACTCCCTTAGAAAATAGTCGAGTGTTGGTGAGTGCTAGTCCATTCAATACCTTGCTATGGCGCGTTGTGGTGATGGGGGAGGAGCACTATTGGGAGGGGACGGCATCGCTTTTAGATAGCCATGCGCAAATTGATTTTTCCGTGCATCCCATTGGCCGTTGGCCCTTTGACGTGGAGCCGCAATCATTGCGCGCTTTACGCCGATTTACCCATGATTATTTGCGCTTTGAGGTGCGAGAGCAGCAGCTGCTTGCGGTAGATTTGCGCTTAGGGTTTGTCAATTACCACCCCTTTAGCTTTGTCATGGCGACTCAAAATGAGCAAGGCGCGTGGCAAGCGTTGGAGCAGCCTTATCAAATCGCGCGCAATGAGATGGGGCCGCGACCTATCAGTGTGGTGCAGCTTTGGCAGCGTTTGTGGGGTGACCCATTGGCGCTTCACGCAAAGAGCCCTGCATTTGATAGCCAAGATGCAGCGCCCTTTCCTGTGCAATAA
- the gloA gene encoding lactoylglutathione lyase produces MANGRILHTMIRVGDLDRAIAFYTEVMGMTLLRTNENKEYEYTLAFVGYGDESQGSVIELTYNWGKDSYDQGNAFGHIAIGVGDIYSTCEAIRAAGGNITREPGPVKGGTTEIAFVRDPDGYAIELIQNKSASAGLEG; encoded by the coding sequence ATGGCAAATGGACGCATTTTGCATACCATGATTCGCGTAGGCGATCTTGACCGCGCAATCGCCTTTTACACCGAAGTGATGGGCATGACCCTACTTCGCACCAATGAAAACAAAGAGTATGAATATACCCTTGCCTTTGTTGGCTATGGTGATGAATCACAAGGATCTGTGATTGAATTGACCTATAACTGGGGCAAGGACAGCTACGACCAAGGCAATGCGTTTGGTCACATCGCCATTGGCGTCGGTGATATTTACAGCACCTGTGAAGCGATTCGCGCAGCAGGGGGCAATATCACCCGTGAACCAGGCCCAGTAAAAGGTGGCACGACCGAAATCGCTTTTGTACGTGATCCAGATGGCTACGCCATTGAGCTGATTCAAAACAAATCAGCCTCAGCAGGTCTTGAAGGTTAA